Genomic segment of Benincasa hispida cultivar B227 chromosome 1, ASM972705v1, whole genome shotgun sequence:
CGAAAACGGCCGATGAATTGAAGATCGAATTTGGCGGGAAATGTTCTTCGGAGTTGCTATCTCTATTACTGCGCGAATAGACAAAAAGACAAACCTAGAAGTTCGGTGGCGTGATTAATAAAATTTGCAAACCAAATTTATAGGAAAAATAATTACCATCCCACTCGttataattcttaaatttttagggaataaattaaaagaatgaTAATTTGTTTGGTTCACTATATTTTTCATtgatattcaatttatttttaaaatgtcactccatagttatttttaattcaataataaacattactatcaAGGTTTAAAGTGTATATTTAGCAAATAATCAAAGTTAGAAGTgtacattttgaaacttaaaaaagACTACATCAAAGcataactcaaaatttaaggactaaatctgtagcattttgaaattcaataattaaattgaaattatacCAAAAACCTATTTTTCCCTAATTTTTAAGAAAGGGATATTCAAtcctatatattatattattaatatattttcttaatctttttaccttttATTTTGGACGGTCCATTCCGATTCAGAGTGACTATTTAGCCCTTATTTTTACATAACTttaacaaatttatatataaaatgaaaatctatACAAAAGTATGACAATagcataattaattttaatgcaTGTGCTGTTGATCAAATGGAGTGTGTAGATAGGGAATGTGATTTTTAAGGAGCCGGGTGAAGTTGACAtaaaaattagggtttaaaatttaaaagttagtGCTCTAActgtttttttccccttttcctAAATAGAAAGTTTTTGGCTTGGCTTGGGTGGGAATAGAGGTGGATTCTTCTtgattcatatatatttttttaattatacgttttttttttttttgcaattccGGTTGAACATTAGAAAATATCTAGTGTTATAACTATTTTGTCGTACAAGAATTAGAGAGTTGTTTGATTAAATATGAAGGTCGATTTATAGACTCAATTATAAGAGTTAAGAGATCGACTCACTTCATAAGATCAATTGGTACCGAATTTTAATATCAACCTCCAGtagattattaaattttttatttaaccaAATATATGTGTTTATTTCTCCCTTCGAATCTCCTGGTCAAGACTTTAGATTCAAGCTCAAAGTTCTAGACAGTTGAATTCTTCTTTCGAAATCAAACAGTTGTATAATTTCGAGAGATGTGATTAGATGAGTTATAAAAATAGTAAGAGAATTCTGGAAGAAAATGATTAAATGTTATCTTAGTTCAACAACACGTAAGATGAAGATTTGAACCTTTAACCTTTTGGTGGATGTCTTAACTCAGTCGAGTTGACTTAAGTTGGTGGATGAGTAAATGTGTTTATTGTGAAACTAAgccataaatgatatttttctatttttaattgaataattatAAAGGGAAGATGAAACCATTAATTTGTAGAATGATAATGAGTAGGTTGTTAATTAAGTTGGGGCTAGAATTCAGATGAAGtagatttttctagaaaatTATAGAAGAAAGAACATGAATAAAACGAGtgaagtaattaattaattaatcgtaGAGATTTGGAATTGGATTTGGACAAAGACAATGTCAGtcagtatttgaatatgatatcAGGAGGAGACCGAGACGACATGTCGTAGTGGGGGTGAAGAAGTACGACAGGAGCTCAGAGGTGCAACGTGGACAAAAATGGAGGGAGGAATTGATACCAAAATATCAGTCTGAATTCACACTCCGAATCACAAATCAAATCCCATTCTTAAACCTCTCCTCAACTTCATCCACTTGCTCCCCAAGGAACCTTATTCCTTTTCGTTTCCATCTTTGCTcgaacaatttttttctttctaattccAATTTCCAAAGGGGTTTTTTCTCACCTTCAACTAGCGCTGTGATTCTTGTGAAAATCAGGTAACAGGGggaagttttctttttcttttctgggTTTTTCCCACAGAGTTTCAATGATGATGAATGGGATTTAGAGGATTCGAGAGAAGGTGAGAGATTTGAGGATGAAGATTCAGTGCAATGTCTGTGAGATGGCTGAGGCGACCGTTCTGTGTTGTGCTGATGAGGCGGCGCTGTGCTGGGCCTGTGATGAGAAGATTCATGCGGCCAACAAGCTTGCAAGCAAGCATCAGAGAGTTCCCCTCTCTGGTTCTTCATCTCAGATGCCCAAATGCGACATCTGCCAGGTATGACTTATAATTTCTCACTCTCTGTTGGCGTTGCATCCATTTCAGTAATCGAGACAGATGGGTCTGGAGAGTTGGGATGTGTTAATGAATAGTTTGGAGTCAACTTTTTGTGTTAATAGTAAGATGGGGACTTAGCTTCTATGATAAATTTTGATTGTTATTTGAAATGAGTTTCATAGGCTGAAGTAGAATGATTACGTATCCACCCCAAAATGAAAGATCAAGGAGTGATTGAATATGTTTGCCAAATCTCATGAGTTTCTCcatacttttcttttaaatttattctagATATTTATGTCCAGATCTTATGTAGGGATAATCATAATCCTACTGGCAAAGGAAAGAAAAGTTGGTTCCAGCTCCAGATGAAGCTGTGGTCAGTTTAGATGTTCGTAATGATGGTAAATagattttaaagatttttaaGGGTGATGAATGTTTTCCAATCTGGTAAAAGAGGAAACCGTGTTTAATGTTTTAGGTCAGTGATGAGAAGTCTAAAAGAGAGTATAACGAATGAATTAGCACTACATGTTATTTGATGGCACGTGAATTAATTGGTGATGCTTTCATGTACAGCACGAGGGCTTTAGTAAGTGAAGATTATTAGTGACAGGGATCTACAGGTTATTTGATCATACAACTTGATATCAGTATATTGAAGAATCTTGGTAATAGTAGTTTAGGGTTCATGGGTTGGATGAAGACAATTGTGAGGTGCCTGCAGTTATCATCgttgattaaattgaaacattctTACTTGTGGATAGTTGAGGGGTTATATATAGCCATTGAATTGTTCTCCTCCTCTCTCTCTGTCGTCTCTGTTGTATTTTGTATGTTTGGGTAGTCTGTTTTATGATGGATCATTCAGTTCAAGTTCACGGTGCCGTTAAAAAATAGGCATCTCCCCTCCTATTCCTATCTACCTCGTGCACACATTGGAAGTATATTTGTTGTATGTTCTTGGGAGAATGTCAGCAGATAGtgaatttcctttctttttcaaggCCCTTTATCAGTTGAAACTGTTACCCTTTCTGAATCATCTGGGATTTTTTGCAGGAAGCTAGTGGCTATATCTTCTGTTTAGAGGATCGAGCATTACTTTGCAGAAAGTGTGATGTTGCTATACACACAGCAAATACTTTTGTAACTGGACATCAGCGCTTTCTGCTTACTGGTGTGAAAGTGGCGCTCGAGCCAACTGACCCTGTTGCTTGTTCTTCCATGGCTAAGTCACATTCTCGAGAGAAGTCTACTGAGATTAAAGTTAGACCACTGTCTGAAAGGGAATTCTCGATGCCTTCTCCTGGTGAACTCAGCAGAAGCTTGTCTGTACTAGGTGGATCTGAGGACTTTATGGAAAATAGAACGTTGCTTACTGGAGGCGGAGATTCTGTTTCTGGTGGCTTTTCACAGTGGCAAATGGATGAACTTATTAATCTGACTGGATTTAATCAAAACTATGGATATATGGATAACGGATCATCCAAGGTATGATGATGGTTTTTTAATGCAATGAACTTTAAATAATGGTAGACTTTTATCATCCATGATGAACTCTTGATTACATTTATATGGAATGCCACTCCTGTCAATTGTTCATGATTGCAGAATATTGACCACTCTTAGCTGTTGATATTGTTTCGTGTTCTTCCGGAATTCAAAAATCCTTCTATTCATAGGATGCCACTCACGTAGTAAAACTCTTATAAGTAAACATGTTTGTGTAGCCTGGATACTTTTCTCCATCTAGACGATACACCCTTCATGGCTGATAGAAACTGGAGAGAGATAAAACAAATGCTTAGGCATGGTCACTAGTAAATTATTGTTTCCTGAGTGCCGATGCTTATAAATGGAGGAAACTCTTGAGGACTTAAGTCTGTAATCATATCTTTTGTATAGGGCTATTCTGAATTAGAAATTGCTTGATGACCTTTAAGATGCAACTTTTGTAGGACGTTTATAGATTGTTATGGGTTGTTATGTAACTATCCCATCCTCATAAAAATTAACTTCAAGAAAGTGGACTGACTAGAGGAAATATGCTTTGTAAGTTGTACATAGTATTGCCAATGCTGATACCATAACTTTCTGCTTTTTGGTGAAATATATCAGGCTGAT
This window contains:
- the LOC120091143 gene encoding B-box zinc finger protein 22, with the protein product MKIQCNVCEMAEATVLCCADEAALCWACDEKIHAANKLASKHQRVPLSGSSSQMPKCDICQEASGYIFCLEDRALLCRKCDVAIHTANTFVTGHQRFLLTGVKVALEPTDPVACSSMAKSHSREKSTEIKVRPLSEREFSMPSPGELSRSLSVLGGSEDFMENRTLLTGGGDSVSGGFSQWQMDELINLTGFNQNYGYMDNGSSKADSGKLGDSDSSPVLRAADIELDNDDECSVQVPEASWTVPQIPSPPTASGLYWPRSYHNSMDGAVFVPDISCSSEKVQHCSHNGTFSKRRRQF